The Vicinamibacteria bacterium genome has a window encoding:
- a CDS encoding twin-arginine translocase TatA/TatE family subunit, with translation MSMHPLLIGPMGLPELLVILGIVVLIFGANKLPQLGSGIGEGIKNFKRSIKGSSDEDDDEKK, from the coding sequence ATGTCGATGCATCCGCTTCTGATCGGCCCCATGGGTCTGCCGGAGCTGTTGGTCATCCTCGGGATCGTCGTCTTGATCTTCGGTGCCAACAAGCTGCCTCAGCTCGGCTCCGGCATTGGCGAAGGCATCAAGAACTTCAAGAGGTCGATCAAGGGCTCCTCCGACGAAGACGACGACGAGAAGAAATAG
- a CDS encoding lysine biosynthesis protein LysW: protein MSQDYFPLCPACDTEIEIDALDVDPGERIGCPECGVTLQVLAVDPIDLDIAEEEIKEWKEP from the coding sequence ATGAGCCAGGACTACTTCCCGCTGTGCCCCGCGTGCGATACCGAGATCGAGATCGACGCGCTCGACGTAGATCCTGGAGAGCGAATCGGTTGTCCCGAGTGCGGGGTTACCCTGCAGGTCTTGGCCGTGGATCCGATCGACCTCGACATCGCCGAAGAAGAAATCAAAGAATGGAAAGAGCCGTGA
- a CDS encoding SRPBCC family protein, with product MPKPRFVATIIERKHLTRRPPKEVFAFFDRPINLKRVLPGSIAVTLGDMPEELRPGRRFRYRLERWPLDLKWETVVSEYRPPQGFTGVKAVGYFASFSLAHEIAPTRDGTELRLRLAYEVPPGIYAKLSDAYVIRHAMEEFVSELTRSVGEALDRGE from the coding sequence ATGCCGAAGCCTAGATTCGTAGCCACCATCATCGAGCGGAAGCACCTCACGAGACGCCCGCCGAAGGAAGTCTTTGCATTCTTCGACCGGCCGATTAACTTGAAGCGCGTTCTGCCCGGCTCGATCGCCGTGACTCTCGGCGACATGCCCGAAGAGCTCCGGCCCGGGCGCCGTTTTCGCTATCGGCTCGAGCGGTGGCCACTCGATCTGAAATGGGAGACCGTTGTCTCCGAATACCGTCCGCCCCAAGGGTTCACCGGCGTCAAAGCCGTCGGCTATTTCGCCAGCTTCTCCCTGGCGCACGAGATCGCGCCAACCCGCGACGGAACCGAGCTTCGTCTGCGGCTCGCCTACGAGGTGCCCCCCGGAATTTACGCGAAGCTATCGGACGCTTACGTGATCCGACACGCGATGGAGGAGTTCGTGAGCGAGCTCACCCGCAGCGTCGGGGAAGCGCTCGATCGCGGCGAGTGA
- the larE gene encoding ATP-dependent sacrificial sulfur transferase LarE codes for MRRSAPEAMVDKRARLREILRNMESVIVAFSGGVDSAYLAVEAHRTLGARALAVTGESPSYPEHQKRLALSVVKQFHLAHRFVPTREIHDQNYLTNDPSRCFHCKSELYTRLRALAEKEQYRFIVDGANADDRMDFRPGRRAAQVLGIRSPLEEVELTKAEIRSLSTGLGLPTANEPASACLSSRIPYHTPITIEKLSTVERGEEILRSLGFRHMRVRHHGPLARLEFAQQELDRALAPEMRERIIAELKRLGFRFVTVDLEGYRTGSLNEALFPEPRTPKTDGD; via the coding sequence GTGAGGCGTTCGGCCCCCGAGGCGATGGTCGACAAACGAGCCAGGCTCCGGGAGATTCTTCGGAACATGGAATCGGTCATCGTCGCTTTTAGCGGTGGGGTCGACAGCGCCTATCTCGCGGTCGAAGCCCACCGCACCCTTGGCGCCCGCGCCCTCGCCGTCACCGGCGAGAGCCCAAGCTATCCCGAACACCAGAAGCGGCTCGCTCTTTCGGTCGTGAAGCAATTCCACCTCGCTCACCGGTTCGTACCGACTCGCGAGATTCACGACCAGAACTATCTCACGAACGATCCGAGCCGCTGCTTCCACTGCAAGAGCGAGCTGTACACGCGTCTGAGGGCGCTCGCGGAAAAAGAGCAGTATCGATTCATCGTCGACGGAGCGAACGCCGACGACCGGATGGACTTTCGCCCCGGGCGGAGAGCGGCGCAGGTTCTCGGAATCCGAAGCCCGCTCGAGGAGGTCGAGCTCACGAAAGCGGAGATCCGCTCCCTTTCCACCGGTCTCGGCCTGCCTACGGCCAACGAGCCCGCATCCGCCTGTCTGTCGTCTCGAATCCCCTATCACACGCCCATCACGATCGAGAAACTCTCGACGGTCGAGCGGGGCGAGGAGATTCTGCGCTCGCTCGGCTTTCGTCACATGAGAGTCAGGCACCACGGTCCGCTGGCGCGACTCGAGTTCGCCCAGCAGGAGCTCGACCGGGCGCTCGCGCCCGAAATGCGCGAACGGATCATTGCCGAATTGAAGCGGCTGGGGTTTCGTTTCGTCACCGTGGACCTCGAGGGCTATCGCACCGGCAGCCTCAACGAGGCGCTTTTCCCCGAGCCGCGAACGCCGAAAACGGATGGCGATTGA
- a CDS encoding MBL fold metallo-hydrolase, whose product MHVVFLGSGNAFASGGRNHMAILLRSHEVGVLLDCGPTTLVALKREGLTPSDVDVVLVSHLHGDHFGGIPMLAVHERHLSQRRKPLQVFGPPGTRATVNSALELFYPGLDGPPFEYTDVPSGAEIEVGVLRFLPFEVDHFSSGTAYGYRVELDGKSVVFSGDTAWTDALVDQTPNVDLFICECSSYEAPLPKHMSHTDLKRNRARLGAKRTLLVHAGEDVIARKDQLAFELAHDGTRIEL is encoded by the coding sequence ATGCATGTCGTTTTTCTCGGCTCGGGCAACGCCTTCGCGAGCGGCGGGCGGAATCACATGGCCATTCTGCTGCGAAGCCACGAAGTCGGGGTGCTGCTCGACTGCGGGCCGACGACCCTCGTCGCCCTGAAGCGGGAGGGCCTCACGCCATCGGATGTCGACGTCGTTCTCGTCTCCCACCTGCACGGCGATCACTTCGGCGGGATTCCGATGCTCGCGGTTCACGAGCGACACCTCTCCCAACGTCGAAAGCCACTTCAGGTCTTCGGCCCTCCGGGAACTCGTGCCACTGTCAATTCCGCCCTCGAGCTCTTCTATCCCGGGCTCGACGGCCCGCCGTTCGAGTACACGGATGTCCCGTCGGGCGCGGAGATCGAGGTCGGGGTCCTGCGCTTCCTTCCCTTCGAGGTGGACCATTTTTCGAGTGGCACGGCATACGGTTACCGCGTCGAGCTGGATGGCAAGTCCGTCGTGTTCTCCGGCGACACGGCGTGGACCGATGCCCTCGTGGATCAAACGCCGAACGTCGATTTGTTCATTTGTGAATGCTCCAGCTACGAAGCGCCGCTTCCGAAGCACATGTCCCACACCGACCTGAAACGAAACCGTGCGCGGCTCGGGGCGAAGCGCACGCTGCTAGTTCACGCGGGCGAAGACGTCATCGCCCGGAAAGATCAGCTTGCCTTCGAGCTCGCCCACGACGGAACGAGGATCGAGCTATGA
- a CDS encoding secretin N-terminal domain-containing protein → MTKALLLMGLLMQPPEPDTLIDLDVKEADVLDLLRLLAEIGEFNLVADPEVSCSLTLKIKEVPWRQVLQLALRTCRLEQERLGDNLVRVATTEQLRREYEQRRKYEEEKALSGPLVTTYQQLSYARARELAPVLEKFLSPRGSVVFDERTNTLIITDVAR, encoded by the coding sequence ATGACCAAGGCCTTGCTCCTGATGGGTCTCTTGATGCAACCGCCGGAGCCGGACACACTCATCGACCTCGACGTGAAGGAGGCGGACGTCCTCGATCTTCTACGCCTTCTCGCCGAGATCGGAGAATTCAACCTCGTCGCCGACCCGGAAGTTTCCTGCAGCCTGACGCTCAAGATCAAAGAAGTACCCTGGCGCCAAGTTCTTCAGCTCGCTCTCCGCACCTGCCGGCTCGAGCAAGAGCGACTTGGAGACAACCTGGTTCGGGTCGCCACAACGGAGCAGCTCCGAAGAGAGTACGAGCAACGGCGGAAGTACGAGGAAGAAAAAGCTCTTTCGGGTCCTCTCGTCACGACCTATCAGCAACTGTCCTACGCTCGGGCGCGGGAGCTGGCTCCGGTTCTCGAGAAGTTCCTGTCCCCAAGAGGCTCGGTCGTGTTCGACGAGCGCACGAATACCCTGATCATCACCGATGTCGCCCGCTGA